A window of Aquitalea denitrificans contains these coding sequences:
- a CDS encoding sigma-54 dependent transcriptional regulator, producing the protein MQASKTLLALGSDALLPVLQDLHQQHWKIIHIHDVQQHKPQQAGPFSAGLLLLDNKLLRKADALQQLGGHLDLEWVLLTERQQLEHTAVRSFINDSCYDYHCLPVESARLAVTLGRLHGKTMLRRHLQQEEMPEEQKKLIGEHACIRRLRQEIRHLARVNVTVVITGESGCGKELVAQLLHQCSDRADGPFQAVNCGGLPVNLVQSELFGHERGAFTGASSSRIGRIEAAHNGTLFLDEIGDMAIEAQVNLLRFLQEGTIDRLGDNRSRSIDTRVLSATHVDLPTAISNGRFRQDLYYRLCVCQLHLPPLRERRSDIPLLAKHLLFQNAQRLGLPHKRLSYEAMAIMWQHDWPGNIREMSNRISQGLAMASGRVIRPQDMGLGSNMITPLHNGLEAVRDKAEREAVEMALELHGHNNSKAARMLGISRATLYRLLKKYSIQIIG; encoded by the coding sequence ATGCAAGCGAGCAAAACGCTGCTGGCGCTTGGGTCGGATGCATTACTTCCAGTGCTGCAGGACTTGCACCAGCAGCACTGGAAGATCATTCACATCCACGACGTGCAGCAGCACAAACCTCAGCAGGCTGGGCCATTCAGCGCGGGCCTGCTCTTGCTAGACAACAAGCTGCTGCGCAAGGCAGATGCCTTGCAGCAGCTTGGCGGACACCTTGATCTGGAGTGGGTGCTGCTGACCGAACGCCAGCAACTGGAGCATACAGCCGTGCGCAGCTTTATCAATGACAGCTGCTATGACTACCATTGTTTGCCAGTTGAGAGTGCCAGGTTGGCGGTCACGCTAGGACGGCTACATGGCAAGACCATGCTACGACGACATCTGCAGCAGGAGGAAATGCCGGAGGAGCAAAAAAAACTGATTGGCGAGCATGCCTGCATACGGCGTTTGCGTCAGGAAATCCGACATCTGGCGCGAGTGAATGTCACTGTCGTCATCACCGGGGAGTCCGGTTGCGGCAAGGAACTAGTGGCTCAGCTGTTACATCAGTGCTCCGACCGGGCCGATGGTCCTTTCCAGGCAGTCAACTGTGGAGGCCTGCCGGTCAACTTGGTGCAATCGGAATTGTTTGGTCACGAACGCGGTGCATTTACCGGTGCTTCATCCAGTCGTATCGGTCGCATTGAGGCTGCCCATAATGGCACCCTGTTTCTGGATGAAATCGGAGACATGGCCATTGAAGCACAGGTGAACCTGCTGCGCTTCCTGCAGGAAGGAACCATAGACCGGCTGGGCGACAATCGCAGCCGCAGCATCGACACCCGTGTATTGTCGGCAACCCACGTTGACCTGCCCACCGCTATCAGCAATGGTCGTTTCCGTCAGGACCTGTATTACCGCCTGTGCGTCTGCCAGCTACACCTACCGCCATTGCGCGAGCGGCGTTCTGATATTCCCCTACTGGCCAAGCACCTGCTATTCCAGAATGCCCAGCGTCTGGGTTTGCCACACAAACGGCTGTCGTACGAGGCAATGGCCATCATGTGGCAACATGACTGGCCCGGCAACATCCGAGAGATGTCCAACCGCATCAGCCAGGGGTTGGCCATGGCCAGCGGGCGGGTCATCCGGCCACAAGACATGGGGCTGGGCAGCAATATGATTACCCCGCTACATAATGGTCTGGAAGCTGTCCGGGACAAAGCCGAGCGTGAGGCGGTGGAAATGGCACTGGAGTTGCATGGCCATAACAATAGCAAGGCTGCGCGCATGCTGGGGATCTCGCGGGCTACCTTATATCGACTATTGAAGAAATATTCGATACAAATCATCGGCTAG